From the Clavibacter phaseoli genome, one window contains:
- a CDS encoding NAD-dependent epimerase/dehydratase family protein, with protein sequence MRIAVTGGSGKLGRHVVADLRAHGHEVTNIDQVGERGSGYVRVDTTDYGQVVDALFGVQDLHDGFDAIVHLAAIPAPAILSDVATFHNNMLTSFNVFQAARRAGITKIVYASSETVLGLPFDVPPPYIPVDEEYPAQPNSTYSLVKHLEEQMAIELCRWDPELQVTALRFSNVMDVDDYEGFPGFDDDALARKWNLWGYIDGRDGAQAVRKALEHDGRGFDRFIVANADTVMSRSSAELAAEVFPGVEVTKELGEHETLLSIDKARRILGYEPEHTWRDHAPATTGDDPVAGHPS encoded by the coding sequence ATGAGAATTGCCGTCACCGGAGGCTCGGGGAAGCTCGGCCGCCACGTCGTGGCCGACCTGCGCGCCCACGGACACGAAGTCACCAACATCGACCAGGTGGGGGAGCGCGGATCCGGCTACGTCCGCGTCGACACCACCGACTACGGGCAGGTGGTCGACGCGCTGTTCGGCGTCCAGGACCTGCACGACGGGTTCGACGCGATCGTGCACCTCGCCGCGATCCCGGCCCCCGCGATCCTGAGCGACGTGGCCACGTTCCACAACAACATGCTCACGAGCTTCAACGTCTTCCAGGCCGCGCGCCGGGCGGGGATCACGAAGATCGTCTACGCCTCGAGCGAGACCGTGCTCGGCCTGCCGTTCGACGTGCCGCCGCCCTACATCCCGGTCGACGAGGAGTACCCCGCGCAGCCGAACAGCACCTACTCGCTCGTGAAGCACCTCGAGGAGCAGATGGCGATCGAGCTGTGCCGCTGGGATCCCGAGCTGCAGGTCACCGCGCTCCGCTTCTCCAACGTCATGGACGTGGACGACTACGAGGGATTCCCGGGCTTCGACGACGACGCGCTCGCGCGCAAGTGGAACCTGTGGGGCTACATCGACGGCCGCGACGGCGCGCAGGCCGTCCGCAAGGCGCTCGAGCACGACGGGCGCGGCTTCGACCGCTTCATCGTCGCGAACGCCGACACCGTGATGAGCCGCTCGTCGGCCGAGCTCGCCGCCGAGGTGTTCCCCGGCGTCGAGGTCACCAAGGAGCTGGGCGAGCACGAGACGCTGCTGTCCATCGACAAGGCGCGCCGGATCCTCGGCTACGAGCCCGAGCACACCTGGCGCGACCACGCCCCGGCCACCACGGGCGACGACCCGGTCGCGGGGCACCCGTCATGA
- a CDS encoding ATP-dependent Clp protease ATP-binding subunit — protein MFERFTDRARRVVVLAQEEAKMLNHNYIGTEHILLGLIHEGEGVAAKALESLGISLDAVREQVQDIIGQGQQQPTGHIPFTPRAKKVLELSLREALQLGHNYIGTEHILLGLIREGEGVAAQVLVKLGADLNRVRQQVIQLLSGYQGKEAVAVGGEAQQSQQAGSTVLDQFGRNLTQAARDGKLDPVIGREKEIERVMQILSRRSKNNPVLIGEPGVGKTAVVEGLAQAIVKGDVPETLKDKQLYTLDLGSLIAGSRYRGDFEERLKKVTKEIRTRGDIITFIDEIHTLVGAGAAEGAIDAASILKPLLARGELQTIGATTLDEYRKHFEKDAALERRFQPIQVQEPSLPHTINILKGLRDRYEAFHKVSITDGAIVSAANLADRYIADRFLPDKAIDLIDEAGARLRLSILSAPPELREFDERISTVRVAKETAIEDQDFEKAASLRDEEKNLLGERLRLEKQWRSGDVRTTAEVDEGLIAEVLAQATGIPVFKLTEEESSRLVFMEKALHQRVIGQEEAISALSKTIRRTRAGLKDPRRPSGSFIFAGPTGVGKTELAKALAEFLFDDEDALISLDMSEYGEKHTVSRLFGAPPGFVGFEEGGQLTEKVRRKPFSVVLFDEIEKAHPDIFNSLLQILEEGRLTDGQGRVVDFKNTVIIMTTNLGTKDITGAPVGFQVENNAANSYERMKGKVSEELKKNFKPEFLNRVDDTIVFPQLSKPELLQIVDLFVKRLSDRMMDRDLTITLETAAKERLIEVGFDPSLGARPLRRAVQHEIEDRLSERILQGDLNAGDHVHVDYVDGRFTFVTTQREGISVAAGIGTGTGTPDLAITSE, from the coding sequence ATGTTCGAGAGATTCACCGACCGCGCTCGTCGCGTCGTCGTCCTGGCCCAAGAAGAGGCCAAGATGCTCAACCACAACTACATCGGGACCGAGCACATCCTGCTCGGCCTCATCCACGAGGGCGAAGGCGTGGCCGCCAAGGCCCTGGAGTCGCTCGGCATCTCCCTCGATGCCGTCCGCGAACAGGTCCAGGACATCATCGGCCAGGGCCAGCAGCAGCCCACAGGGCACATCCCGTTCACGCCGCGCGCCAAGAAGGTCCTGGAGCTGTCGCTCCGCGAGGCCCTCCAGCTCGGCCACAACTACATCGGCACCGAGCACATCCTCCTCGGCCTGATCCGCGAGGGCGAGGGCGTCGCCGCCCAGGTGCTCGTCAAGCTCGGCGCCGACCTCAACCGCGTGCGCCAGCAGGTCATCCAGCTCCTGTCCGGCTACCAGGGCAAGGAGGCGGTCGCCGTCGGCGGCGAGGCGCAGCAGAGCCAGCAGGCGGGCTCCACGGTCCTCGACCAGTTCGGGCGCAACCTCACGCAGGCCGCGCGCGACGGCAAGCTCGACCCCGTCATCGGGCGCGAGAAGGAGATCGAGCGCGTGATGCAGATCCTGTCGCGCCGCTCCAAGAACAACCCCGTCCTCATCGGCGAGCCCGGCGTCGGCAAGACCGCCGTCGTCGAGGGCCTGGCGCAGGCCATCGTCAAGGGCGACGTCCCGGAGACGCTGAAGGACAAGCAGCTCTACACGCTCGACCTCGGCTCGCTGATCGCCGGGTCCCGCTACCGCGGCGACTTCGAGGAGCGCCTGAAGAAGGTCACCAAGGAGATCCGCACGCGCGGCGACATCATCACCTTCATCGACGAGATCCACACGCTCGTCGGCGCGGGTGCCGCCGAGGGCGCGATCGACGCGGCCAGCATCCTCAAGCCGCTCCTCGCGCGCGGCGAGCTGCAGACCATCGGCGCCACCACGCTCGACGAGTACCGCAAGCACTTCGAGAAGGACGCGGCCCTCGAGCGCCGCTTCCAGCCCATCCAGGTGCAGGAGCCCTCGCTGCCCCACACCATCAACATCCTCAAGGGCCTGCGTGACCGGTACGAGGCGTTCCACAAGGTGTCCATCACCGACGGCGCCATCGTGTCCGCGGCGAACCTCGCGGACCGCTACATCGCCGACCGGTTCCTCCCGGACAAGGCCATCGACCTGATCGACGAGGCCGGCGCGCGCCTGCGCCTCTCGATCCTGTCCGCGCCGCCGGAGCTGCGCGAGTTCGACGAGCGCATCTCCACGGTCCGCGTGGCCAAGGAGACCGCCATCGAGGACCAGGACTTCGAGAAGGCCGCGAGCCTGCGCGACGAGGAGAAGAACCTCCTCGGCGAGCGCCTCCGCCTCGAGAAGCAGTGGCGCTCGGGCGACGTCCGCACCACCGCCGAGGTCGACGAGGGCCTGATCGCCGAGGTGCTGGCGCAGGCCACGGGCATCCCGGTCTTCAAGCTCACGGAGGAGGAGTCCTCGCGCCTCGTCTTCATGGAGAAGGCCCTGCACCAGCGGGTCATCGGCCAGGAGGAGGCCATCTCGGCCCTGTCCAAGACCATCCGCCGCACGCGCGCCGGGCTCAAGGACCCGCGCCGTCCCTCGGGATCGTTCATCTTCGCCGGCCCCACGGGCGTCGGCAAGACGGAGCTCGCGAAGGCCCTGGCGGAGTTCCTGTTCGACGACGAGGACGCCCTCATCTCGCTCGACATGAGCGAGTACGGCGAGAAGCACACCGTGAGCCGCCTCTTCGGCGCCCCTCCCGGATTCGTCGGCTTCGAGGAGGGCGGCCAGCTCACCGAGAAGGTCCGCCGCAAGCCGTTCTCCGTGGTGCTCTTCGACGAGATCGAGAAGGCCCACCCGGATATCTTCAACTCGCTCCTCCAGATCCTGGAGGAGGGACGCCTGACGGATGGCCAGGGCCGCGTGGTCGACTTCAAGAACACGGTCATCATCATGACCACCAACCTCGGCACCAAGGACATCACGGGTGCCCCGGTCGGGTTCCAGGTCGAGAACAACGCCGCGAACTCCTACGAGCGCATGAAGGGCAAGGTCAGCGAGGAGCTGAAGAAGAACTTCAAGCCCGAGTTCCTCAACCGCGTGGACGACACCATCGTCTTCCCGCAGCTGTCGAAGCCCGAGCTGCTCCAGATCGTCGACCTGTTCGTGAAGCGCCTGTCGGACCGCATGATGGACCGCGACCTCACGATCACGCTCGAGACCGCTGCGAAGGAGCGCCTCATCGAGGTCGGCTTCGACCCGTCGCTCGGCGCCCGGCCCCTCCGCCGCGCGGTGCAGCACGAGATCGAGGACCGCCTGTCGGAGCGCATCCTGCAGGGCGACCTCAACGCGGGCGACCACGTGCACGTCGACTACGTGGACGGCCGGTTCACGTTCGTCACGACGCAGCGCGAGGGCATCTCGGTCGCGGCCGGCATCGGCACCGGGACCGGCACGCCGGACCTCGCCATCACGAGCGAGTAG
- the lysS gene encoding lysine--tRNA ligase translates to MTDSPGTPATPETAPAPAVEGSAEDVAEQKAVRLAKRARLNAEGGPGEGAYPVQVPVTTTIPAVRAGFGHLEPGEETDHVVGIAGRVVHFRNTGKLCFATLQAGDGTRIQAMISLAEVGEEALAAWKELVDLGDHVFVAGRVIASRKGELSIMASEWRIASKALLPLPNLHSELSDETRVRSRYLDLIVRDQARKNVLDRAKVNASMRETFRQRGYVEVETPMLQVMHGGASARPFVTHSNAFDTEMYLRIAPELYLKRAVVGGIDRVFEINRNFRNEGADSTHSPEFAMLEAYEAYGDYTSIAELTQTLVQDAAMAVAGSHVVTWADGTEYDLGGEWDRISMYGSLSEAAGVEVTPATTVDELQAIADREGVVVPLSTHGKLVEELWEHFVKGGLERPTFVLDFPVETSPLTRAHRSVEGVVEKWDLYIRGFELATGYSELVDPVVQRERFVDQARQSARGDDEAMPLDEEFLRALEHGMPPSGGMGMGVDRLLMAITGLGIRETILFPLVK, encoded by the coding sequence ATGACCGACAGCCCCGGAACGCCCGCGACGCCCGAGACCGCCCCCGCTCCCGCCGTGGAGGGATCCGCGGAGGACGTCGCCGAGCAGAAGGCCGTGCGCCTCGCCAAGCGCGCCCGCCTCAACGCCGAGGGCGGTCCGGGCGAGGGCGCGTACCCGGTGCAGGTGCCCGTCACGACCACGATCCCCGCGGTCCGCGCGGGGTTCGGCCACCTCGAGCCCGGCGAGGAGACCGACCACGTCGTCGGCATCGCGGGCCGCGTCGTCCACTTCCGCAACACCGGCAAGCTCTGCTTCGCCACGCTCCAGGCCGGCGACGGCACGCGCATCCAGGCCATGATCTCGCTGGCCGAGGTCGGCGAGGAGGCCCTCGCCGCGTGGAAGGAGCTCGTCGACCTGGGCGACCACGTCTTCGTCGCGGGTCGCGTCATCGCGAGCCGCAAGGGCGAGCTGTCGATCATGGCGAGCGAGTGGCGCATCGCCTCGAAGGCCCTGCTGCCCCTGCCGAACCTCCACTCCGAGCTCTCGGACGAGACCCGCGTCCGCAGCCGCTACCTCGACCTCATCGTGCGCGACCAGGCGCGCAAGAACGTCCTCGACCGCGCGAAGGTCAACGCCTCCATGCGCGAGACGTTCCGCCAGCGCGGCTACGTCGAGGTCGAGACGCCCATGCTGCAGGTGATGCACGGCGGCGCGTCCGCCCGCCCGTTCGTCACGCACTCGAACGCGTTCGACACGGAGATGTACCTCCGGATCGCGCCCGAGCTGTACCTCAAGCGCGCGGTCGTCGGCGGCATCGACCGCGTCTTCGAGATCAACCGCAACTTCCGCAACGAGGGCGCCGACTCGACGCACAGCCCCGAGTTCGCGATGCTCGAGGCGTACGAGGCCTACGGCGACTACACCTCCATCGCCGAGCTCACCCAGACGCTCGTGCAGGACGCGGCCATGGCCGTCGCCGGGAGCCACGTCGTCACGTGGGCCGACGGCACGGAGTACGACCTCGGCGGCGAGTGGGACCGGATCTCCATGTACGGCTCGCTGAGCGAGGCCGCGGGCGTCGAGGTCACGCCCGCCACGACGGTCGACGAGCTCCAGGCCATCGCCGACCGCGAGGGCGTCGTCGTGCCGCTGAGCACGCACGGCAAGCTCGTCGAGGAGCTCTGGGAGCACTTCGTGAAGGGCGGCCTCGAGCGCCCCACCTTCGTGCTCGACTTCCCCGTCGAGACCTCCCCGCTCACGCGCGCGCACCGCTCCGTCGAGGGCGTCGTCGAGAAGTGGGACCTCTACATCCGCGGCTTCGAGCTGGCCACCGGCTACTCCGAGCTCGTGGACCCCGTCGTGCAGCGCGAGCGCTTCGTCGACCAGGCGCGCCAGTCGGCGCGCGGCGACGACGAGGCCATGCCGCTCGACGAGGAGTTCCTCCGTGCCCTCGAGCACGGCATGCCGCCCTCGGGCGGCATGGGCATGGGGGTCGACCGACTCCTCATGGCCATCACCGGTCTCGGCATCCGCGAGACCATCCTGTTCCCCCTAGTGAAGTAG
- the panC gene encoding pantoate--beta-alanine ligase, protein MTIPTPTVVTGIAELRARVRDHRAARTAAGEAPVVVLVPTMGALHEGHLAHARRARQLGSLVVVSIFVNPLQFGAGEDLDAYPRTLDADVAALAETGVDLVFAPSAAEMYPDGPARVRVTGGSVALTLEGRSRPGHFDGMLTVVAKLLHIVAPDVATFGRKDAQQLHLVRRMVRDLDLPVRIEDLETVREPDGLALSSRNRYLDDRERRAARVIPAALEAAQSAGSRGIDAVIAAAQSVVMGEPAVSLDYFHVVDPTTFESVDDGFTGVALAVVAARVGSTRLIDNETVVIA, encoded by the coding sequence ATGACGATCCCCACGCCCACCGTCGTCACCGGCATCGCCGAGCTGCGCGCCCGCGTCCGCGACCACCGGGCCGCGCGCACCGCCGCGGGGGAGGCGCCCGTCGTCGTCCTCGTCCCCACCATGGGCGCGCTGCACGAGGGCCACCTGGCGCACGCCCGCCGCGCCCGCCAGCTCGGATCCCTCGTGGTCGTGTCGATCTTCGTCAACCCGCTGCAGTTCGGCGCGGGCGAGGACCTCGACGCCTACCCGCGCACGCTCGACGCCGACGTCGCCGCGCTCGCGGAGACCGGCGTCGACCTCGTCTTCGCGCCCTCCGCGGCCGAGATGTACCCGGACGGCCCCGCGCGCGTCCGCGTCACCGGCGGATCCGTCGCCCTCACGCTCGAGGGCCGCTCCCGCCCCGGCCACTTCGACGGCATGCTCACCGTGGTGGCGAAGCTCCTCCACATCGTCGCGCCCGACGTCGCCACCTTCGGCCGCAAGGACGCCCAGCAGCTGCACCTCGTCCGCCGCATGGTGCGCGACCTCGACCTGCCCGTCCGCATCGAGGACCTCGAGACGGTGCGCGAGCCCGACGGACTCGCCCTCTCCAGCCGCAACCGCTACCTCGACGACCGCGAGCGCCGCGCCGCGCGCGTCATCCCCGCCGCCCTCGAGGCCGCCCAGAGCGCCGGGTCCCGCGGCATCGACGCCGTCATCGCCGCGGCCCAGTCCGTGGTGATGGGCGAGCCCGCCGTGTCCCTCGACTACTTCCATGTGGTGGATCCGACCACGTTCGAGTCCGTGGACGACGGCTTCACGGGCGTCGCGCTCGCCGTGGTCGCGGCCCGTGTCGGAAGCACGCGCCTCATCGACAACGAGACCGTCGTCATCGCCTGA
- a CDS encoding Rossmann-like and DUF2520 domain-containing protein, translated as MTAPSQRSGRLGVGIVGAGRVGPVLGAALAGAGHAITGISAVSAASRERAEAMLPGVPVLEIPDLVERSELVILAVPDAELPGLVAGLAATGAWQAGQLVVHTSAAHGIQVLAPAFASGIIPLAIHPAMSFTGTSMDLSRMADSWFAVTAPAPVLPIAQVLVVEMGGEPVVVEERDRPAYAEAISTATTFSTAIVDQAAGLLAGIGVEEPGRVLGPLIRSAVDDALRRSSPAGGARLTTGDVPLPTDEGPAPH; from the coding sequence ATGACCGCCCCGTCCCAGCGCTCCGGCCGCCTCGGCGTGGGCATCGTCGGCGCGGGTCGCGTCGGCCCCGTCCTCGGCGCCGCGCTCGCGGGCGCCGGCCACGCGATCACCGGCATCTCGGCGGTCTCCGCCGCCAGCCGCGAGCGCGCCGAGGCCATGCTGCCGGGCGTCCCGGTCCTCGAGATCCCCGACCTCGTCGAGCGGAGCGAGCTCGTGATCCTCGCCGTCCCCGACGCCGAGCTGCCCGGGCTCGTCGCGGGCCTCGCCGCCACGGGCGCGTGGCAGGCCGGCCAGCTCGTCGTGCACACGTCGGCGGCGCACGGGATCCAGGTCCTCGCCCCCGCCTTCGCGTCCGGCATCATCCCGCTCGCCATCCACCCGGCGATGTCGTTCACCGGCACGAGCATGGACTTGAGCCGGATGGCCGACAGCTGGTTCGCCGTCACCGCGCCCGCGCCCGTGCTCCCCATCGCGCAGGTGCTCGTCGTGGAGATGGGCGGCGAGCCCGTCGTCGTGGAGGAGCGCGACCGCCCGGCGTACGCCGAGGCGATCTCCACCGCGACCACGTTCTCCACCGCCATCGTCGACCAGGCGGCGGGCCTCCTCGCGGGCATCGGCGTCGAGGAGCCGGGCCGCGTGCTCGGCCCGCTGATCCGCTCGGCCGTCGACGACGCGCTCCGCCGCTCCTCCCCGGCCGGAGGCGCGCGCCTCACGACGGGCGACGTGCCGCTGCCGACGGACGAGGGCCCCGCGCCGCACTAA